A genome region from Bacteroidota bacterium includes the following:
- a CDS encoding T9SS type A sorting domain-containing protein, whose translation MLSNDYPSHLRLEQNYPNPFNPSTTIEFALPKAGIVSLKVFDIVGREVAILVNESMQPGYYRTQFNASALSSGVYFYHIQAGDFSQTKKFVLLR comes from the coding sequence ATGTTATCAAACGACTACCCATCGCATCTTCGTCTTGAACAGAATTATCCAAATCCATTCAACCCGTCGACTACAATCGAGTTTGCATTACCAAAAGCTGGCATCGTGTCTCTCAAAGTGTTTGATATTGTGGGAAGGGAGGTAGCAATCCTTGTGAACGAGTCGATGCAACCTGGATACTACAGAACACAGTTCAACGCGTCCGCACTCTCAAGCGGAGTTTATTTCTACCACATTCAAGCAGGTGACTTTTCACAAACGAAGAAATTTGTCCTGCTGCGTTAA